Proteins encoded together in one bacterium window:
- the pseF gene encoding pseudaminic acid cytidylyltransferase → MNENSCVAIIPARGGSKRIPRKNIKSFLGKPIISYSIQAALQAGCFDEVMVSTDDAEIAAIAQQEGARVPFVRSDSNANDHAMLADVIEEVLLEYQKQGKFFTYFCCILPTAPFVSAQRLQEGFSMLINANVDSIVPVVRFSYPVQRAVRVDDDKLSMLWPENYNKRSQDLEPVYHDCGQFYFMKSQSLLEQKQLFAKNTLALKLSELEVQDIDSLEDWKIAELKYKVINNLV, encoded by the coding sequence ATGAATGAGAACTCATGTGTAGCAATTATTCCTGCTCGTGGCGGGAGTAAGCGTATTCCAAGAAAGAATATAAAATCTTTTCTTGGTAAGCCAATTATAAGCTATTCAATTCAAGCAGCTTTGCAGGCAGGTTGTTTTGATGAGGTTATGGTTTCGACCGATGATGCCGAAATTGCAGCTATTGCGCAACAAGAGGGGGCGCGGGTTCCTTTTGTTCGCTCTGATTCTAATGCCAATGATCATGCAATGTTGGCGGATGTTATAGAAGAAGTTTTGTTGGAGTATCAAAAGCAGGGGAAATTTTTTACCTATTTTTGTTGTATTTTGCCAACCGCACCTTTTGTTTCAGCCCAACGCTTGCAAGAAGGTTTTAGTATGCTCATTAATGCAAATGTTGATTCAATTGTCCCTGTTGTCCGTTTTAGCTATCCGGTTCAACGAGCTGTCCGTGTTGATGATGACAAACTAAGTATGTTGTGGCCAGAAAATTATAATAAACGTTCGCAAGATCTCGAGCCTGTTTATCATGATTGCGGCCAATTTTATTTTATGAAATCACAAAGTCTTCTGGAGCAAAAACAGTTGTTTGCAAAAAATACCTTGGCTCTTAAGCTTTCTGAGCTTGAGGTACAAGATATTGATTCACTTGAAGATTGGAAAATTGCAGAATTAAAATATAAAGTTATTAATAATCTTGTTTAA